A section of the Enterobacter sp. C2 genome encodes:
- the uvrY gene encoding UvrY/SirA/GacA family response regulator transcription factor: MINVLLVDDHELVRAGIRRILEDIKGIKVSGEVNCGEDAVKWCRAHPVDVVLMDMNMPGIGGLEATRKIARSVPDTKVIMLTVHTESPLPAKVMQAGASGYLSKGAAPKEMVSAIRAVYSGQRYIASDIAQQMALSQIEPEKTESPFASLSERELQIMLMITKGQKVNEISEQLNLSPKTVNSYRYRMFSKLNIHGDVELTHLAIRHGLCNAETLTSQ, translated from the coding sequence TTGATCAACGTTCTTCTTGTTGATGACCACGAGCTGGTGCGCGCAGGGATACGACGCATTCTGGAAGATATTAAAGGCATAAAAGTTTCCGGCGAGGTCAACTGCGGCGAAGATGCCGTAAAATGGTGCCGTGCCCATCCTGTGGATGTGGTGCTGATGGATATGAACATGCCTGGTATCGGCGGCCTTGAGGCAACGCGTAAAATTGCGCGATCCGTGCCCGATACCAAAGTCATTATGCTCACCGTTCACACTGAGAGTCCGCTGCCTGCCAAAGTGATGCAGGCGGGCGCGTCAGGTTATCTTAGCAAAGGGGCTGCCCCTAAAGAGATGGTTAGCGCCATTCGCGCCGTTTACTCGGGACAGCGCTATATTGCATCCGATATTGCCCAACAGATGGCGCTCAGCCAGATTGAGCCTGAGAAAACCGAATCTCCCTTTGCTAGTTTGTCTGAACGCGAATTGCAGATTATGCTGATGATAACCAAAGGCCAAAAGGTGAATGAGATTTCTGAACAGTTGAATCTCAGTCCGAAGACGGTAAACAGCTACCGCTATCGTATGTTCAGTAAATTGAACATTCACGGCGACGTGGAGCTGACCCATCTGGCCATTCGTCATGGTCTGTGTAATGCGGAGACGTTAACAAGTCAGTGA
- the uvrC gene encoding excinuclease ABC subunit UvrC: protein MSDVFDSKAFLSTVTSKPGVYRMYDAGGTVIYVGKAKDLKKRLSSYFRSNLASRKTEALVAQIQQIDVTVTHTETEALLLEHNYIKLYQPRYNVLLRDDKSYPFIFLSGDTHPRLATHRGAKHAKGEYFGPFPNGYAVRETLALLQKIFPIRQCENSVYRNRSRPCLQYQIGRCLGPCVEGLVSEEEYAQQVNYVRLFLAGKDDQVLNLLIERMEKASRDLDFEEAARIRDQIQAVRRVTEKQFVSNNGDDLDVIGVSFDAGMACVHVLFIRQGKVLGSRSYFPKVPGGTELGEVVETFVGQFYLQGSQMRTLPGEILLDFDLSDKTLLADSLSELAGRRVNVQTKPRGDRARYLKLARTNAATALSTKLSQQSTVSQRLVALATLLKLPAVRRMECFDISHTMGEQTVASCVVFDANGPLRAEYRRYNITGITPGDDYAAMNQVLRRRYGKDIEDSKVPDVILIDGGKGQLGQAKTVFAELDVSWDKHHPLLLGVAKGTDRKAGLETLFFEPEGEGFNLPPDSPALHVIQHIRDESHNHAITGHRKKRAKVKNTSTLETIEGVGPKRRQMLLKYMGGLQGLLNASVEDIAKVPGISQGLAEKIFYSLKH, encoded by the coding sequence GTGAGTGATGTTTTTGATTCAAAAGCCTTTCTGAGTACGGTTACCAGTAAACCCGGTGTCTACCGCATGTATGACGCCGGTGGCACTGTTATCTACGTCGGTAAAGCCAAAGATCTCAAGAAGCGCCTGTCCAGCTACTTCCGTAGCAATCTTGCCTCACGAAAAACCGAAGCGCTGGTCGCCCAGATCCAGCAGATCGACGTGACGGTAACCCATACGGAAACGGAGGCGCTGCTGCTTGAGCACAACTATATCAAGCTGTATCAGCCACGGTACAACGTGCTGCTGCGCGATGATAAATCCTACCCGTTCATTTTCCTCAGCGGTGATACCCACCCGCGTCTGGCGACGCACCGGGGGGCTAAGCACGCGAAAGGGGAGTACTTCGGACCGTTCCCGAACGGTTACGCAGTGCGCGAGACCTTAGCGCTGCTGCAAAAGATCTTCCCCATCCGCCAGTGTGAAAACAGCGTCTACCGCAACCGCTCCCGGCCATGCCTGCAGTATCAGATCGGCCGCTGCCTTGGGCCGTGCGTCGAGGGGCTGGTCAGTGAGGAGGAGTATGCCCAGCAGGTTAACTATGTGCGCCTCTTCCTGGCGGGCAAGGACGATCAGGTCCTAAACCTGCTGATTGAGCGCATGGAGAAGGCCAGCCGCGATCTTGACTTTGAAGAGGCGGCGCGCATTCGCGATCAGATCCAGGCCGTACGCCGCGTGACGGAGAAGCAGTTCGTCTCTAACAACGGCGACGATCTCGACGTCATTGGCGTATCGTTCGATGCCGGTATGGCCTGCGTGCACGTGCTCTTTATTCGCCAGGGCAAGGTCCTGGGCAGCCGCAGCTACTTCCCGAAAGTGCCGGGCGGCACCGAGCTTGGCGAAGTGGTAGAGACCTTTGTGGGGCAGTTCTACCTGCAGGGCAGCCAGATGCGCACCCTGCCGGGCGAAATCCTGCTCGACTTCGATCTGAGTGATAAAACGCTGCTGGCCGACTCGCTCTCTGAGCTGGCAGGCCGCCGCGTCAACGTGCAGACTAAACCGCGCGGTGACAGGGCGCGCTACCTGAAGCTGGCCCGCACCAATGCCGCTACGGCGCTCAGCACCAAGCTCTCCCAGCAGTCAACGGTTAGCCAACGCCTGGTGGCGCTCGCTACGCTGTTGAAGCTGCCGGCGGTGCGGCGCATGGAGTGTTTTGATATTAGCCACACCATGGGTGAGCAGACCGTGGCCTCCTGCGTGGTGTTTGATGCCAACGGGCCGCTGCGCGCGGAGTACCGCCGGTACAACATTACCGGTATTACCCCAGGCGATGACTATGCGGCCATGAATCAGGTGCTGCGTCGTCGCTACGGCAAGGATATTGAAGATAGTAAAGTGCCCGACGTGATCTTAATCGACGGCGGCAAGGGACAGCTGGGGCAGGCGAAGACGGTCTTTGCCGAGCTGGACGTTTCCTGGGATAAGCACCATCCGCTGCTGCTGGGCGTAGCAAAAGGCACCGACCGTAAGGCGGGGCTGGAGACGCTCTTCTTCGAACCAGAGGGGGAGGGCTTTAACCTGCCGCCAGACTCACCGGCGCTGCACGTGATCCAACATATTCGCGATGAGTCGCACAATCACGCCATCACCGGGCACCGTAAAAAACGCGCGAAGGTGAAAAATACCAGTACCCTGGAGACCATTGAAGGGGTCGGGCCGAAGCGCCGCCAGATGCTGCTGAAATACATGGGTGGATTGCAGGGGTTGCTCAACGCCAGCGTTGAGGACATCGCAAAAGTGCCGGGTATTTCGCAGGGGCTGGCAGAAAAGATCTTCTACTCGTTGAAACATTGA
- the pgsA gene encoding CDP-diacylglycerol--glycerol-3-phosphate 3-phosphatidyltransferase, whose protein sequence is MRYNIPTLLTLFRVILIPFFVVAFYLPVVWAPFACALIFLVAAVTDWFDGYLARRWNQSTRFGAFLDPVADKVMVAIAMVLVAEHYHTWWVTLPAATMIGREIIISALREWMAELGKRSSVAVSWIGKVKTTAQMASLVWMLWRPNAWVEWAGIGLLWVAAVLTLWSMFQYLNAARGDLLEQ, encoded by the coding sequence ATGCGATACAATATCCCGACGTTGCTCACGCTTTTTCGTGTCATCCTGATCCCGTTCTTCGTGGTGGCGTTTTATCTACCAGTGGTCTGGGCACCCTTCGCATGTGCGCTGATCTTTCTCGTCGCGGCGGTGACGGACTGGTTTGATGGCTATCTGGCCCGGCGCTGGAACCAGAGCACCCGTTTCGGGGCGTTCCTCGATCCGGTGGCGGATAAGGTCATGGTCGCCATTGCTATGGTGCTGGTGGCCGAGCACTACCACACCTGGTGGGTGACCCTGCCCGCCGCCACCATGATTGGTCGCGAGATCATCATCTCTGCCCTGCGCGAGTGGATGGCAGAGCTGGGCAAGCGCAGCAGCGTGGCGGTGTCGTGGATTGGTAAAGTCAAAACCACTGCGCAGATGGCCTCGCTGGTGTGGATGCTGTGGCGGCCAAACGCCTGGGTAGAGTGGGCGGGAATCGGCCTGCTGTGGGTGGCCGCGGTGCTGACCCTGTGGTCCATGTTCCAGTATTTAAACGCTGCCCGGGGCGATCTGCTGGAACAGTGA